The following are encoded in a window of Balaenoptera ricei isolate mBalRic1 chromosome 1, mBalRic1.hap2, whole genome shotgun sequence genomic DNA:
- the PABPC4 gene encoding polyadenylate-binding protein 4 isoform X3 — MNAAASSYPMASLYVGDLHSDVTEAMLYEKFSPAGPVLSIRVCRDMITRRSLGYAYVNFQQPADAERALDTMNFDVIKGKPIRIMWSQRDPSLRKSGVGNVFIKNLDKSIDNKALYDTFSAFGNILSCKVVCDENGSKGYAFVHFETQEAADKAIEKMNGMLLNDRKVFVGRFKSRKEREAELGAKAKEFTNVYIKNFGEEVDDESLKELFSQFGKTLSVKVMRDPSGKSKGFGFVSYEKHEDANKAVEEMNGKEISGKVIFVGRAQKKVERQAELKRKFEQLKQERISRYQGVNLYIKNLDDTIDDEKLRKEFSPFGSITSAKVMLEDGRSKGFGFVCFSSPEEATKAVTEMNGRIVGSKPLYVALAQRKEERKAHLTNQYMQRVAGMRALPANAILNQFQPAAGGYFVPAVPQAQGRPPYYTPNQLAQMRPNPRWQQGGRPQGFQGMPSAIRQSGPRPALRHLAPTGSECPDRLAMDFGGAGAAQQGLTDSCQSGGVPTAVQNLAPRAAVAAAAPRAVAPYKYASSVRSPHPAIQPLQAPQPAVHVQGQEPLTASMLAAAPPQEQKQMLGERLFPLIQTMHSNLAGKITGMLLEIDNSELLHMLESPESLRSKVDEAVAVLQAHHAKKEAAQKVGAVAAATS; from the exons atgAACGCTGCGGCCAGCAGCTACCCCATGGCCTCCCTGTACGTGGGTGACCTGCACTCGGACGTCACCGAGGCCATGCTGTACGAAAAGTTCAGTCCTGCGGGGCCTGTGCTGTCCATCCGGGTGTGCCGCGACATGATCACCCGCCGCTCCCTGGGTTATGCCTACGTCAACTTCCAGCAGCCGGCTGACG CTGAGCGGGCCTTGGATACCATGAACTTTGATGTGATTAAGGGAAAGCCAATCCGTATCATGTGGTCTCAGAGGGATCCCTCTTTGAGAAAATCTGGCGTGGGAAATGTCTTCATCAAGAACCTGGACAAATCTATAGATAACAAGGCACTTTATGATACTTTTTCTGCTTTTGGAAACATTCTGTCCTGCAAG GTGGTGTGTGATGAGAACGGCTCTAAGGGTTATGCCTTTGTCCACTTCGAGACCCAGGAGGCTGCCGACAAGGCCATCGAGAAGATGAATGGCATGCTCCTCAATGACCGCAAAGT GTTTGTGGGCAGATTCAAGTCTCGAAAAGAGCGGGAAGCTGAGCTTGGAGCCAAAGCTAAGGAATTCACCAATGTTTATATCAAAAACTTTGGGGAAGAGGTGGATGATGAGAGTCTGAAAGAGCTATTCAGCCAGTTTG GTAAGACTCTAAGTGTCAAGGTGATGAGAGATCCCAGTGGGAAATCCAAAGGCTTTGGCTTTGTGAGTTACGAAAAACACGAGGATGCCAATAAG GCCGTGGAggagatgaatggaaaagaaatcaGCGGGAAAGTCATTTTTGTCGGCCGTGCACAGAAGAAAGTGGAACGGCAGGCCGAGTTAAAGCGAAAATTTGAACAGCTGAAACAGGAGAGAATTAGTCGGTATCAG GGGGTGAACCTCTACATTAAGAACTTGGATGACACCATTGATGATGAGAAGTTAAGGAAAGAGTTTTCTCCTTTTGGATCAATCACCAGTGCTAAG GTGATGCTGGAGGATGGGAGAAGCAAAGGGTTTGGCTTTGTCTGCTTCTCATCCCCTGAAGAGGCAACCAAAGCAGTCACGGAGATGAACGGACGCATCGTGGGCTCCAAGCCACTGTATGTCGCCCtggcccagagaaaggaagagagaaaggctcACCTGACCAACCAGTATATGCAGCGGGTGGCCGGGATGAGAGCGCTCCCCGCCAATGCCATCTTAAATCAGTTCCAGCCTGCAGCTGGGGGCTACTTTGTGCCAGCAGTTCCACAG GCTCAGGGAAGACCTCCATATTACACACCTAACCAGTTAGCACAGATGAGGCCTAATCCACGCTGGCAGCAAGGTGGGAGACCTCAAG GCTTCCAAGGAATGCCAAGTGCTATACGCCAGTCTGGGCCTCGTCCAGCTCTTCGCCATCTGGCTCCAACTG GGTCTGAGTGCCCGGACCGCTTGGCTATGGACTTTGGTGGGGCTGGTGCCGCCCAGCAAGGGCTGACTGACAGCTGCCAGTCTGGAG GTGTTCCCACAGCTGTGCAGAACCTAGCGCCTCGTGCCGCTGTTGCTGCCGCCGCTCCTCGGGCTGTTGCACCTTACAAATACGCCTCCAGTGTCCGCAGCCCTCACCCCGCCATCCAGCCCCTGCAG GCACCCCAGCCTGCGGTCCACGTGCAGGGGCAGGAGCCGCTGACCGCCTCCATGCTGGCCGCAGCACCGCCCCAGGAACAGAAACAGATGCTGG GTGAACGTTTGTTCCCGCTCATCCAGACGATGCACTCAAACCTGGCTGGGAAGATTACGGGGATGCTGCTGGAGATTGACAACTCGGAGCTGCTGCACATGCTGGAGTCCCCCGAGTCTCTCCGCTCCAAG GTGGATGAAGCTGTGGCGGTCCTACAGGCTCATCATGCCAAGAAAGAAGCTGCCCAGAAGGTGGGCGCTGTTGCTGCTGCTACCTCTTAG
- the PABPC4 gene encoding polyadenylate-binding protein 4 isoform X5 encodes MNAAASSYPMASLYVGDLHSDVTEAMLYEKFSPAGPVLSIRVCRDMITRRSLGYAYVNFQQPADAERALDTMNFDVIKGKPIRIMWSQRDPSLRKSGVGNVFIKNLDKSIDNKALYDTFSAFGNILSCKVVCDENGSKGYAFVHFETQEAADKAIEKMNGMLLNDRKVFVGRFKSRKEREAELGAKAKEFTNVYIKNFGEEVDDESLKELFSQFGKTLSVKVMRDPSGKSKGFGFVSYEKHEDANKAVEEMNGKEISGKVIFVGRAQKKVERQAELKRKFEQLKQERISRYQGVNLYIKNLDDTIDDEKLRKEFSPFGSITSAKVMLEDGRSKGFGFVCFSSPEEATKAVTEMNGRIVGSKPLYVALAQRKEERKAHLTNQYMQRVAGMRALPANAILNQFQPAAGGYFVPAVPQAQGRPPYYTPNQLAQMRPNPRWQQGGRPQGFQGMPSAIRQSGPRPALRHLAPTGNAPASRGLPTTAQRVGVPTAVQNLAPRAAVAAAAPRAVAPYKYASSVRSPHPAIQPLQAPQPAVHVQGQEPLTASMLAAAPPQEQKQMLGERLFPLIQTMHSNLAGKITGMLLEIDNSELLHMLESPESLRSKVDEAVAVLQAHHAKKEAAQKVGAVAAATS; translated from the exons atgAACGCTGCGGCCAGCAGCTACCCCATGGCCTCCCTGTACGTGGGTGACCTGCACTCGGACGTCACCGAGGCCATGCTGTACGAAAAGTTCAGTCCTGCGGGGCCTGTGCTGTCCATCCGGGTGTGCCGCGACATGATCACCCGCCGCTCCCTGGGTTATGCCTACGTCAACTTCCAGCAGCCGGCTGACG CTGAGCGGGCCTTGGATACCATGAACTTTGATGTGATTAAGGGAAAGCCAATCCGTATCATGTGGTCTCAGAGGGATCCCTCTTTGAGAAAATCTGGCGTGGGAAATGTCTTCATCAAGAACCTGGACAAATCTATAGATAACAAGGCACTTTATGATACTTTTTCTGCTTTTGGAAACATTCTGTCCTGCAAG GTGGTGTGTGATGAGAACGGCTCTAAGGGTTATGCCTTTGTCCACTTCGAGACCCAGGAGGCTGCCGACAAGGCCATCGAGAAGATGAATGGCATGCTCCTCAATGACCGCAAAGT GTTTGTGGGCAGATTCAAGTCTCGAAAAGAGCGGGAAGCTGAGCTTGGAGCCAAAGCTAAGGAATTCACCAATGTTTATATCAAAAACTTTGGGGAAGAGGTGGATGATGAGAGTCTGAAAGAGCTATTCAGCCAGTTTG GTAAGACTCTAAGTGTCAAGGTGATGAGAGATCCCAGTGGGAAATCCAAAGGCTTTGGCTTTGTGAGTTACGAAAAACACGAGGATGCCAATAAG GCCGTGGAggagatgaatggaaaagaaatcaGCGGGAAAGTCATTTTTGTCGGCCGTGCACAGAAGAAAGTGGAACGGCAGGCCGAGTTAAAGCGAAAATTTGAACAGCTGAAACAGGAGAGAATTAGTCGGTATCAG GGGGTGAACCTCTACATTAAGAACTTGGATGACACCATTGATGATGAGAAGTTAAGGAAAGAGTTTTCTCCTTTTGGATCAATCACCAGTGCTAAG GTGATGCTGGAGGATGGGAGAAGCAAAGGGTTTGGCTTTGTCTGCTTCTCATCCCCTGAAGAGGCAACCAAAGCAGTCACGGAGATGAACGGACGCATCGTGGGCTCCAAGCCACTGTATGTCGCCCtggcccagagaaaggaagagagaaaggctcACCTGACCAACCAGTATATGCAGCGGGTGGCCGGGATGAGAGCGCTCCCCGCCAATGCCATCTTAAATCAGTTCCAGCCTGCAGCTGGGGGCTACTTTGTGCCAGCAGTTCCACAG GCTCAGGGAAGACCTCCATATTACACACCTAACCAGTTAGCACAGATGAGGCCTAATCCACGCTGGCAGCAAGGTGGGAGACCTCAAG GCTTCCAAGGAATGCCAAGTGCTATACGCCAGTCTGGGCCTCGTCCAGCTCTTCGCCATCTGGCTCCAACTGGTAATGCTCCGGCCTCTCGTGGCCTCCCTACTACCGCTCAGAGAGTCG GTGTTCCCACAGCTGTGCAGAACCTAGCGCCTCGTGCCGCTGTTGCTGCCGCCGCTCCTCGGGCTGTTGCACCTTACAAATACGCCTCCAGTGTCCGCAGCCCTCACCCCGCCATCCAGCCCCTGCAG GCACCCCAGCCTGCGGTCCACGTGCAGGGGCAGGAGCCGCTGACCGCCTCCATGCTGGCCGCAGCACCGCCCCAGGAACAGAAACAGATGCTGG GTGAACGTTTGTTCCCGCTCATCCAGACGATGCACTCAAACCTGGCTGGGAAGATTACGGGGATGCTGCTGGAGATTGACAACTCGGAGCTGCTGCACATGCTGGAGTCCCCCGAGTCTCTCCGCTCCAAG GTGGATGAAGCTGTGGCGGTCCTACAGGCTCATCATGCCAAGAAAGAAGCTGCCCAGAAGGTGGGCGCTGTTGCTGCTGCTACCTCTTAG